The proteins below are encoded in one region of Telopea speciosissima isolate NSW1024214 ecotype Mountain lineage chromosome 10, Tspe_v1, whole genome shotgun sequence:
- the LOC122642539 gene encoding protein argonaute 7-like isoform X1, which produces MEETEDSKSSKTCTSEPWSCRGRTQPHHRRHQLPLLPHSFHNVFGYHDRYQNSPALLPLPPLIPLQLPAISPPTQTQKFRSRTHMPKNAWKQKEPICTSSSDTQVSAATVSQAEQEGLQQKQSTPTRGEDKRGETAATQEALVAPKRPDSGGLEGSLIPLLANHFLVQFDSSQKIFHYDVEISPHPSKEIARMIKQKLVQDHSAAFSNVQTAFDGRKNIYSPVEFQNDKLEFYISLPIPMAKSIWPSNEISNTTEKHHELKLFRVNIRLVSKFDGKELSCYLSKEGEDWAPLPQEYLHALDIVLRQGPIEKCIPLGRSLYSSSMGGTKDIGGGAVGLRGFFQSLRPTQQGLALNVDFSVTAFHESIGIIQYLQKRLESLKDLSQRKTRGLVGEEKKEVEKALKNIRVFVCHRETDQRYRVHSLTNEATENLWFKDRDGKDLRLVDYFKDYYNFDIQFRNLPCLQISKSKPCYLPMELCVVCEGQKYLGKLSDDQTAKILKMGCQRPRERKAIIDRVMGGTFGPTSSEHGREFKLHVSREMTRLNGRVLQPPKLKLGDNGHITNLVPSRHDRQWNLLDSHVFEGTRIERWVLISFGGTPDQRSNIPRFMDQLSQRCEQLGIYLNKNTLIRPQFEPIQVLNNVTLLESKLKKIHRASSRNLQLLICVMERKHKGYADLKRIAETGVGVVTQCCLYPNLAKLGSQFLANLALKINAKVGGCTVALYNSLPSQVPRLFELDDPAIFMGADVTHPHPLDDSSPSIAAVVGSMNWPAANKYISRMRSQTHRQEIIQDLGEMVAELLEDFYQEVNKLPKRIIFFRDGVSETQFYKVLQEELRAIRVACSRFPTYKPAITFMVVQKRHHTRLFSYKSDPSLAGGDGLDENISPGTVVDTVITHPREFDFYLCSHWGVKGTSRPTHYHVLWDESRFTSDELQKLVHNLCYTFVRCTKPVSLVPPAYYAHLAAYRGRLYLERSDSPSIVKNTAATLSRSGPPKATPLPKLNDNVRKLMFYC; this is translated from the exons ATGGAAGAAACGGAAGACTCCAAATCTAGCAAGACCTGCACTTCTGAGCCTTGGAGTTGCAGAGGGAGGACTCAACCTCACCACCGTCGGCATCAACTTCCCCTGCTTCCTCATTCCTTTCACAACGTGTTTGGATACCATGACCGTTACCAAAACTCTCCAGCCCTTCTTCCTTTACCTCCTCTCATACCTCTGCAACTACCTGCAATTTCACCGCCAACCCAAACCCAGAAGTTTAGATCAAGAACCCATATGCCAAAAAATGCATGGAAGCAGAAAGAACCTATCTGCACCAGCTCCTCCGATACCCAGGTCTCAGCTGCTACTGTTTCACAAG CAGAGCAAGAAGGGCTTCAACAGAAACAAAGCACGCCAACCAGAGGAGAAGATAAAAGGGGAGAAACTGCTGCTACTCAGGAGGCGCTGGTAGCACCGAAAAGACCAGATTCTGGTGGGCTAGAAGGTTCTTTGATACCTCTCCTTGCTAACCATTTTCTTGTCCAATTTGATTCCTCTCAAAAGATTTTCCATTATGATGTCGAGATCTCTCCACATCCTTCCAAGGAAATCGCAAGAATGATCAAGCAGAAACTTGTACAGGACCACTCAGCCGCATTCTCCAATGTTCAAACAGCCTTTGATGGCAGGAAGAACATCTATAGCCCTGTGGAATTCCAAAACGACAAGCTTGAATTCTACATTAGCCTCCCAATTCCCATGGCGAAATCCATTTGGCCATCAAATGAAATCAGTAATACAACAGAGAAACACCATGAACTTAAACTTTTCCGAGTAAACATCAGGCTTGTTTCAAAGTTTGATGGGAAGGAATTGAGCTGCTACCTGAGCAAGGAGGGTGAGGATTGGGCTCCTCTTCCTCAGGAATATCTCCATGCATTGGATATTGTCCTCCGGCAGGGCCCAATTGAGAAATGCATACCACTTGGTAGGTCACTGTATTCAAGTTCAATGGGTGGAACTAAAGATATTGGAGGGGGAGCAGTTGGGTTAAGAGGGTTCTTCCAGAGCCTACGACCAACTCAACAGGGTCTGGCCCTCAATGTGGATTTCTCTGTGACAGCTTTTCACGAGAGTATTGGCATAATTCAGTATTTGCAGAAGCGGCTTGAGTCCCTAAAAGATCTTTCTCAGAGGAAAACTAGGGGTTTAGTtggggaagagaaaaaagaagtgGAGAAGGCCTTGAAGAATATTAGAGTATTTGTATGCCATAGAGAAACTGATCAGAGGTACAGAGTGCATAGCTTAACCAACGAAGCAACTGAGAATCTCTGGTTTAAGGACAGGGATGGGAAAGATCTGAGATTGGTTGATTACTTCAAGGATTACTACAACTTTGATATACAGTTCAGGAACTTGCCATGCTTGCAGATTAGCAAGAGCAAACCATGTTATCTCCCTATGGAGCTATGTGTGGTGTGTGAAGGCCAGAAATATCTTGGGAAGCTTTCTGATGATCAGACAGCAAAAATCCTTAAGATGGGATGCCAGAGACCAAGGGAACGAAAAGCCATTATTGACCGGGTCATGGGAGGGACATTTGGACCAACAAG CAGTGAGCATGGAAGAGAATTCAAGCTCCATGTTTCAAGAGAAATGACCAGATTGAATGGCAGAGTACTTCAACCACCCAAGCTGAAGCTTGGGGACAATGGCCATATAACTAATCTAGTTCCTTCCCGCCATGACAGGCAATGGAACCTTCTTGATAGCCATGTCTTTGAAGGTACTAGAATAGAAAGGTGGGTATTAATAAGTTTCGGTGGCACTCCTGATCAGAGGTCTAATATTCCAAGATTCATGGACCAACTATCTCAGAGGTGTGAGCAATTGGGTATCTATCTTAATAAGAATACTCTTATTAGGCCCCAGTTTGAACCAATCCAAGTTCTCAACAATGTCACTTTGTTGGAATCCAAGCTCAAAAAGATTCACAGAGCTTCATCAAGGAACCTCCAATTGCTAATATGTGTAATGGAGAGAAAGCACAAAGGGTATGCAGATTTGAAACGAATTGCTGAGACTGGTGTTGGGGTTGTGACTCAATGTTGCCTATACCCCAATCTTGCCAAGCTGGGCTCTCAGTTTCTAGCAAACTTAGCTCTCAAAATCAATGCCAAGGTTGGGGGCTGTACAGTGGCTTTATACAATTCATTACCTTCTCAAGTACCAAGGTTGTTTGAGCTTGATGATCCTGCAATCTTCATGGGTGCTGATGTTACCCACCCACACCCACTTGATGATTCCAGTCCCTCCATTGCAGCAGTTGTGGGCAGCATGAATTGGCCTGCCGCAAACAAGTACATATCAAGGATGAGATCACAAACCCATAGACAAGAAATCATCCAGGACCTTGGTGAGATGGTGGCAGAATTACTGGAAGATTTCTACCAGGAAGTGAACAAGCTACCCAAGAGAATTATCTTCTTCAGAGATGGGGTGAGTGAGACCCAATTCTACAAGGTTCTTCAAGAGGAATTACGGGCCATAAGAGTGGCCTGTTCTAGGTTCCCTACTTACAAGCCTGCTATTACTTTCATGGTAGTTCAGAAGAGGCACCACACAAGGCTATTCTCATACAAAAGTGATCCATCTTTAGCCGGAGGCGACGGCTTGGACGAGAACATATCACCAGGGACTGTTGTGGATACGGTAATTACGCACCCAAGGGAGTTTGATTTCTACCTTTGTAGCCATTGGGGGGTGAAAGGTACAAGCAGGCCAACCCATTACCATGTCTTATGGGATGAGAGTAGGTTCACCTCTGATGAACTACAAAAGCTAGTACATAATCTCTGCTATACTTTCGTAAGGTGCACCAAGCCAGTTTCTTTGGTCCCTCCAGCTTATTATGCCCACCTAGCTGCATACAGAGGTAGGCTTTATCTTGAGAGGTCAGACTCACCATCAATTGTTAAAAACACTGCTGCTACACTCTCCAGATCTGGCCCTCCCAAGGCAACACCATTGCCAAAACTAAATGATAACGTTAGAAAGCTCATGTTCTATTGCTGA
- the LOC122642539 gene encoding protein argonaute 7-like isoform X2 — MEETEDSKSSKTCTSEPWSCRGRTQPHHRRHQLPLLPHSFHNVFGYHDRYQNSPALLPLPPLIPLQLPAISPPTQTQKFRSRTHMPKNAWKQKEPICTSSSDTQVSAATVSQEQEGLQQKQSTPTRGEDKRGETAATQEALVAPKRPDSGGLEGSLIPLLANHFLVQFDSSQKIFHYDVEISPHPSKEIARMIKQKLVQDHSAAFSNVQTAFDGRKNIYSPVEFQNDKLEFYISLPIPMAKSIWPSNEISNTTEKHHELKLFRVNIRLVSKFDGKELSCYLSKEGEDWAPLPQEYLHALDIVLRQGPIEKCIPLGRSLYSSSMGGTKDIGGGAVGLRGFFQSLRPTQQGLALNVDFSVTAFHESIGIIQYLQKRLESLKDLSQRKTRGLVGEEKKEVEKALKNIRVFVCHRETDQRYRVHSLTNEATENLWFKDRDGKDLRLVDYFKDYYNFDIQFRNLPCLQISKSKPCYLPMELCVVCEGQKYLGKLSDDQTAKILKMGCQRPRERKAIIDRVMGGTFGPTSSEHGREFKLHVSREMTRLNGRVLQPPKLKLGDNGHITNLVPSRHDRQWNLLDSHVFEGTRIERWVLISFGGTPDQRSNIPRFMDQLSQRCEQLGIYLNKNTLIRPQFEPIQVLNNVTLLESKLKKIHRASSRNLQLLICVMERKHKGYADLKRIAETGVGVVTQCCLYPNLAKLGSQFLANLALKINAKVGGCTVALYNSLPSQVPRLFELDDPAIFMGADVTHPHPLDDSSPSIAAVVGSMNWPAANKYISRMRSQTHRQEIIQDLGEMVAELLEDFYQEVNKLPKRIIFFRDGVSETQFYKVLQEELRAIRVACSRFPTYKPAITFMVVQKRHHTRLFSYKSDPSLAGGDGLDENISPGTVVDTVITHPREFDFYLCSHWGVKGTSRPTHYHVLWDESRFTSDELQKLVHNLCYTFVRCTKPVSLVPPAYYAHLAAYRGRLYLERSDSPSIVKNTAATLSRSGPPKATPLPKLNDNVRKLMFYC; from the exons ATGGAAGAAACGGAAGACTCCAAATCTAGCAAGACCTGCACTTCTGAGCCTTGGAGTTGCAGAGGGAGGACTCAACCTCACCACCGTCGGCATCAACTTCCCCTGCTTCCTCATTCCTTTCACAACGTGTTTGGATACCATGACCGTTACCAAAACTCTCCAGCCCTTCTTCCTTTACCTCCTCTCATACCTCTGCAACTACCTGCAATTTCACCGCCAACCCAAACCCAGAAGTTTAGATCAAGAACCCATATGCCAAAAAATGCATGGAAGCAGAAAGAACCTATCTGCACCAGCTCCTCCGATACCCAGGTCTCAGCTGCTACTGTTTCACAAG AGCAAGAAGGGCTTCAACAGAAACAAAGCACGCCAACCAGAGGAGAAGATAAAAGGGGAGAAACTGCTGCTACTCAGGAGGCGCTGGTAGCACCGAAAAGACCAGATTCTGGTGGGCTAGAAGGTTCTTTGATACCTCTCCTTGCTAACCATTTTCTTGTCCAATTTGATTCCTCTCAAAAGATTTTCCATTATGATGTCGAGATCTCTCCACATCCTTCCAAGGAAATCGCAAGAATGATCAAGCAGAAACTTGTACAGGACCACTCAGCCGCATTCTCCAATGTTCAAACAGCCTTTGATGGCAGGAAGAACATCTATAGCCCTGTGGAATTCCAAAACGACAAGCTTGAATTCTACATTAGCCTCCCAATTCCCATGGCGAAATCCATTTGGCCATCAAATGAAATCAGTAATACAACAGAGAAACACCATGAACTTAAACTTTTCCGAGTAAACATCAGGCTTGTTTCAAAGTTTGATGGGAAGGAATTGAGCTGCTACCTGAGCAAGGAGGGTGAGGATTGGGCTCCTCTTCCTCAGGAATATCTCCATGCATTGGATATTGTCCTCCGGCAGGGCCCAATTGAGAAATGCATACCACTTGGTAGGTCACTGTATTCAAGTTCAATGGGTGGAACTAAAGATATTGGAGGGGGAGCAGTTGGGTTAAGAGGGTTCTTCCAGAGCCTACGACCAACTCAACAGGGTCTGGCCCTCAATGTGGATTTCTCTGTGACAGCTTTTCACGAGAGTATTGGCATAATTCAGTATTTGCAGAAGCGGCTTGAGTCCCTAAAAGATCTTTCTCAGAGGAAAACTAGGGGTTTAGTtggggaagagaaaaaagaagtgGAGAAGGCCTTGAAGAATATTAGAGTATTTGTATGCCATAGAGAAACTGATCAGAGGTACAGAGTGCATAGCTTAACCAACGAAGCAACTGAGAATCTCTGGTTTAAGGACAGGGATGGGAAAGATCTGAGATTGGTTGATTACTTCAAGGATTACTACAACTTTGATATACAGTTCAGGAACTTGCCATGCTTGCAGATTAGCAAGAGCAAACCATGTTATCTCCCTATGGAGCTATGTGTGGTGTGTGAAGGCCAGAAATATCTTGGGAAGCTTTCTGATGATCAGACAGCAAAAATCCTTAAGATGGGATGCCAGAGACCAAGGGAACGAAAAGCCATTATTGACCGGGTCATGGGAGGGACATTTGGACCAACAAG CAGTGAGCATGGAAGAGAATTCAAGCTCCATGTTTCAAGAGAAATGACCAGATTGAATGGCAGAGTACTTCAACCACCCAAGCTGAAGCTTGGGGACAATGGCCATATAACTAATCTAGTTCCTTCCCGCCATGACAGGCAATGGAACCTTCTTGATAGCCATGTCTTTGAAGGTACTAGAATAGAAAGGTGGGTATTAATAAGTTTCGGTGGCACTCCTGATCAGAGGTCTAATATTCCAAGATTCATGGACCAACTATCTCAGAGGTGTGAGCAATTGGGTATCTATCTTAATAAGAATACTCTTATTAGGCCCCAGTTTGAACCAATCCAAGTTCTCAACAATGTCACTTTGTTGGAATCCAAGCTCAAAAAGATTCACAGAGCTTCATCAAGGAACCTCCAATTGCTAATATGTGTAATGGAGAGAAAGCACAAAGGGTATGCAGATTTGAAACGAATTGCTGAGACTGGTGTTGGGGTTGTGACTCAATGTTGCCTATACCCCAATCTTGCCAAGCTGGGCTCTCAGTTTCTAGCAAACTTAGCTCTCAAAATCAATGCCAAGGTTGGGGGCTGTACAGTGGCTTTATACAATTCATTACCTTCTCAAGTACCAAGGTTGTTTGAGCTTGATGATCCTGCAATCTTCATGGGTGCTGATGTTACCCACCCACACCCACTTGATGATTCCAGTCCCTCCATTGCAGCAGTTGTGGGCAGCATGAATTGGCCTGCCGCAAACAAGTACATATCAAGGATGAGATCACAAACCCATAGACAAGAAATCATCCAGGACCTTGGTGAGATGGTGGCAGAATTACTGGAAGATTTCTACCAGGAAGTGAACAAGCTACCCAAGAGAATTATCTTCTTCAGAGATGGGGTGAGTGAGACCCAATTCTACAAGGTTCTTCAAGAGGAATTACGGGCCATAAGAGTGGCCTGTTCTAGGTTCCCTACTTACAAGCCTGCTATTACTTTCATGGTAGTTCAGAAGAGGCACCACACAAGGCTATTCTCATACAAAAGTGATCCATCTTTAGCCGGAGGCGACGGCTTGGACGAGAACATATCACCAGGGACTGTTGTGGATACGGTAATTACGCACCCAAGGGAGTTTGATTTCTACCTTTGTAGCCATTGGGGGGTGAAAGGTACAAGCAGGCCAACCCATTACCATGTCTTATGGGATGAGAGTAGGTTCACCTCTGATGAACTACAAAAGCTAGTACATAATCTCTGCTATACTTTCGTAAGGTGCACCAAGCCAGTTTCTTTGGTCCCTCCAGCTTATTATGCCCACCTAGCTGCATACAGAGGTAGGCTTTATCTTGAGAGGTCAGACTCACCATCAATTGTTAAAAACACTGCTGCTACACTCTCCAGATCTGGCCCTCCCAAGGCAACACCATTGCCAAAACTAAATGATAACGTTAGAAAGCTCATGTTCTATTGCTGA
- the LOC122642539 gene encoding protein argonaute 7-like isoform X3: MEETEDSKSSKTCTSEPWSCRGRTQPHHRRHQLPLLPHSFHNVFGYHDRYQNSPALLPLPPLIPLQLPAISPPTQTQKFRSRTHMPKNAWKQKEPICTSSSDTQVSAATVSQAEQEGLQQKQSTPTRGEDKRGETAATQEALVAPKRPDSGGLEGSLIPLLANHFLVQFDSSQKIFHYDVEISPHPSKEIARMIKQKLVQDHSAAFSNVQTAFDGRKNIYSPVEFQNDKLEFYISLPIPMAKSIWPSNEISNTTEKHHELKLFRVNIRLVSKFDGKELSCYLSKEGEDWAPLPQEYLHALDIVLRQGPIEKCIPLGRSLYSSSMGGTKDIGGGAVGLRGFFQSLRPTQQGLALNVDFSVTAFHESIGIIQYLQKRLESLKDLSQRKTRGLVGEEKKEVEKALKNIRVFVCHRETDQRYRVHSLTNEATENLWFKDRDGKDLRLVDYFKDYYNFDIQFRNLPCLQISKSKPCYLPMELCVVCEGQKYLGKLSDDQTAKILKMGCQRPRERKAIIDRVMGGTFGPTSEHGREFKLHVSREMTRLNGRVLQPPKLKLGDNGHITNLVPSRHDRQWNLLDSHVFEGTRIERWVLISFGGTPDQRSNIPRFMDQLSQRCEQLGIYLNKNTLIRPQFEPIQVLNNVTLLESKLKKIHRASSRNLQLLICVMERKHKGYADLKRIAETGVGVVTQCCLYPNLAKLGSQFLANLALKINAKVGGCTVALYNSLPSQVPRLFELDDPAIFMGADVTHPHPLDDSSPSIAAVVGSMNWPAANKYISRMRSQTHRQEIIQDLGEMVAELLEDFYQEVNKLPKRIIFFRDGVSETQFYKVLQEELRAIRVACSRFPTYKPAITFMVVQKRHHTRLFSYKSDPSLAGGDGLDENISPGTVVDTVITHPREFDFYLCSHWGVKGTSRPTHYHVLWDESRFTSDELQKLVHNLCYTFVRCTKPVSLVPPAYYAHLAAYRGRLYLERSDSPSIVKNTAATLSRSGPPKATPLPKLNDNVRKLMFYC, translated from the exons ATGGAAGAAACGGAAGACTCCAAATCTAGCAAGACCTGCACTTCTGAGCCTTGGAGTTGCAGAGGGAGGACTCAACCTCACCACCGTCGGCATCAACTTCCCCTGCTTCCTCATTCCTTTCACAACGTGTTTGGATACCATGACCGTTACCAAAACTCTCCAGCCCTTCTTCCTTTACCTCCTCTCATACCTCTGCAACTACCTGCAATTTCACCGCCAACCCAAACCCAGAAGTTTAGATCAAGAACCCATATGCCAAAAAATGCATGGAAGCAGAAAGAACCTATCTGCACCAGCTCCTCCGATACCCAGGTCTCAGCTGCTACTGTTTCACAAG CAGAGCAAGAAGGGCTTCAACAGAAACAAAGCACGCCAACCAGAGGAGAAGATAAAAGGGGAGAAACTGCTGCTACTCAGGAGGCGCTGGTAGCACCGAAAAGACCAGATTCTGGTGGGCTAGAAGGTTCTTTGATACCTCTCCTTGCTAACCATTTTCTTGTCCAATTTGATTCCTCTCAAAAGATTTTCCATTATGATGTCGAGATCTCTCCACATCCTTCCAAGGAAATCGCAAGAATGATCAAGCAGAAACTTGTACAGGACCACTCAGCCGCATTCTCCAATGTTCAAACAGCCTTTGATGGCAGGAAGAACATCTATAGCCCTGTGGAATTCCAAAACGACAAGCTTGAATTCTACATTAGCCTCCCAATTCCCATGGCGAAATCCATTTGGCCATCAAATGAAATCAGTAATACAACAGAGAAACACCATGAACTTAAACTTTTCCGAGTAAACATCAGGCTTGTTTCAAAGTTTGATGGGAAGGAATTGAGCTGCTACCTGAGCAAGGAGGGTGAGGATTGGGCTCCTCTTCCTCAGGAATATCTCCATGCATTGGATATTGTCCTCCGGCAGGGCCCAATTGAGAAATGCATACCACTTGGTAGGTCACTGTATTCAAGTTCAATGGGTGGAACTAAAGATATTGGAGGGGGAGCAGTTGGGTTAAGAGGGTTCTTCCAGAGCCTACGACCAACTCAACAGGGTCTGGCCCTCAATGTGGATTTCTCTGTGACAGCTTTTCACGAGAGTATTGGCATAATTCAGTATTTGCAGAAGCGGCTTGAGTCCCTAAAAGATCTTTCTCAGAGGAAAACTAGGGGTTTAGTtggggaagagaaaaaagaagtgGAGAAGGCCTTGAAGAATATTAGAGTATTTGTATGCCATAGAGAAACTGATCAGAGGTACAGAGTGCATAGCTTAACCAACGAAGCAACTGAGAATCTCTGGTTTAAGGACAGGGATGGGAAAGATCTGAGATTGGTTGATTACTTCAAGGATTACTACAACTTTGATATACAGTTCAGGAACTTGCCATGCTTGCAGATTAGCAAGAGCAAACCATGTTATCTCCCTATGGAGCTATGTGTGGTGTGTGAAGGCCAGAAATATCTTGGGAAGCTTTCTGATGATCAGACAGCAAAAATCCTTAAGATGGGATGCCAGAGACCAAGGGAACGAAAAGCCATTATTGACCGGGTCATGGGAGGGACATTTGGACCAACAAG TGAGCATGGAAGAGAATTCAAGCTCCATGTTTCAAGAGAAATGACCAGATTGAATGGCAGAGTACTTCAACCACCCAAGCTGAAGCTTGGGGACAATGGCCATATAACTAATCTAGTTCCTTCCCGCCATGACAGGCAATGGAACCTTCTTGATAGCCATGTCTTTGAAGGTACTAGAATAGAAAGGTGGGTATTAATAAGTTTCGGTGGCACTCCTGATCAGAGGTCTAATATTCCAAGATTCATGGACCAACTATCTCAGAGGTGTGAGCAATTGGGTATCTATCTTAATAAGAATACTCTTATTAGGCCCCAGTTTGAACCAATCCAAGTTCTCAACAATGTCACTTTGTTGGAATCCAAGCTCAAAAAGATTCACAGAGCTTCATCAAGGAACCTCCAATTGCTAATATGTGTAATGGAGAGAAAGCACAAAGGGTATGCAGATTTGAAACGAATTGCTGAGACTGGTGTTGGGGTTGTGACTCAATGTTGCCTATACCCCAATCTTGCCAAGCTGGGCTCTCAGTTTCTAGCAAACTTAGCTCTCAAAATCAATGCCAAGGTTGGGGGCTGTACAGTGGCTTTATACAATTCATTACCTTCTCAAGTACCAAGGTTGTTTGAGCTTGATGATCCTGCAATCTTCATGGGTGCTGATGTTACCCACCCACACCCACTTGATGATTCCAGTCCCTCCATTGCAGCAGTTGTGGGCAGCATGAATTGGCCTGCCGCAAACAAGTACATATCAAGGATGAGATCACAAACCCATAGACAAGAAATCATCCAGGACCTTGGTGAGATGGTGGCAGAATTACTGGAAGATTTCTACCAGGAAGTGAACAAGCTACCCAAGAGAATTATCTTCTTCAGAGATGGGGTGAGTGAGACCCAATTCTACAAGGTTCTTCAAGAGGAATTACGGGCCATAAGAGTGGCCTGTTCTAGGTTCCCTACTTACAAGCCTGCTATTACTTTCATGGTAGTTCAGAAGAGGCACCACACAAGGCTATTCTCATACAAAAGTGATCCATCTTTAGCCGGAGGCGACGGCTTGGACGAGAACATATCACCAGGGACTGTTGTGGATACGGTAATTACGCACCCAAGGGAGTTTGATTTCTACCTTTGTAGCCATTGGGGGGTGAAAGGTACAAGCAGGCCAACCCATTACCATGTCTTATGGGATGAGAGTAGGTTCACCTCTGATGAACTACAAAAGCTAGTACATAATCTCTGCTATACTTTCGTAAGGTGCACCAAGCCAGTTTCTTTGGTCCCTCCAGCTTATTATGCCCACCTAGCTGCATACAGAGGTAGGCTTTATCTTGAGAGGTCAGACTCACCATCAATTGTTAAAAACACTGCTGCTACACTCTCCAGATCTGGCCCTCCCAAGGCAACACCATTGCCAAAACTAAATGATAACGTTAGAAAGCTCATGTTCTATTGCTGA